The Chitinophagaceae bacterium region GCCCATACACTCAATTCTATAATATCTATATCTTTATCAAAAGGATATAAATATATTCTTACTGTGGATCAGGATAGTTCCTTTATTTACAGTGATGTAAGTTTTCAAGATGGATCTGCATTTTTAGAAGAAAATAAAAACGTAGCTTTGTTAAGTTATATGGCTCATTCCCCCATAAAAGAAGTCCTTTATTTAGATAGGAGCCATTTGTATTATCGTGGAATATATGCAGATACATTTGAAGCAATCACTTCAGGGATGCTTTTAAATATGGAAATTTGCAAAGAATTAGGATATTTTAATGAAGATTTGTTTATAGACGAGGTAGATAATGAATATTGCCTCAGGGTGATAGAAAAAGGTTTCTACGTATTCAAAACTGTTTTGCAACATTTGTCGCATTCAATAGGATTTTCCAAGAAGTATAGAAATAGATTTTTCCCATTAAAAAAGAAAACATTTGGTCAAGTCCATAATCCCATAAGAACCTATTATATGGTGAGAAATCGTTTTTATATAGCTAATAAATATAAAAACATATTTCCAGAGGTATGTAAAAAAAAGATAAAACAGAATATAAAACTTAAACAAAATATTATTAAATATTATCCTCGTATGTTAGAGTATTTAAAAATGTATAAACTCGGAGAATACCATTATAAAATAGGTAAAATGGGAAAATTAGAAAATGAATAATATATGCGGTTTTATTCTTTCTATCATTTTCTATTCTACTGTATTGAACACCTATTATTTAAAAGCGCAAACATTATCTTTACATGTTACTCCTCATCAAGAATTTTGTCGGTGGCAATCATTAAAAGACACTTCTAATAACTCTTTTATGAATTACCCTTTAGATATATATACTTGTAATGATGCATCATTGCTTTTTTATGATACAAAAATTAAAAATATACATATCAAGATTCTCCCTACTTTACTTGCGTATCAATATAATTCTTTCAAACCATCTTCTTATAACGATGGGGCTTTTATAGCAGCAAAAGGTTCTCAATATTTTTTAACAACAGGAATGTTTTTTCAATATAAATGGTTATCTGCCCAGCTTATGCCAGAACTTATATATGCTCCTAATGAGAACTTTTTTGAAATGCCCGCAGACCATCCTGCACAACAACTGCAGTATTGGATAGATTACCCTGAAAGATATGGACATACATCTTATAGGAGATTATTATTGGGAGAAACATTTTTAAAAATATCTTTAAAAAGCTTTAGATTTGGCATTTCTAATCAAAATATGTGGTGGGGACCTGCTAAAAAGAATGCACTTGTTATGAGTAATAATGCTCAAGGATTTTTACATTTTTTTGTAAAAACAGAGAACCCCATTCTCACAAAAATGGGAACTTTTGAAACTCAATTTATCATAGGATTATTAGAAAACAGTACCGTACCCCCAAGCACAAATACTCATAATACTTTTAAACGAAATCCCATCAGATATTATAGATTATTTGAAGAAAAAGTAAATATGTTTTCTTTTACTCCATCGCTTGTTTCAACAGAAAAAATAAGAGATGATAGGTATATTTCAGGAATAAATTTTGTATGGAATCCAAAATGGATAAAAGGTCTCTTTTTAGGAATAAGTAGCACACAGGTACTTTATACCAAGAATCTGAATACATTCTTTGACTATGTTCCATTTTTTAACACCATACGAAAAGAAGAAAATTATAAAGAAGATCTCTATCAAACTCATTCTATAAACATCAACACTGTCTCTTTTCGTTGGGTTTTTACAGAAGTAATGGGTGAAATATATGCAGAATACGGAAATTATGGAAAATGGAGAAGTTTAGAAAACATATTTAAAAATCCAAGTTTGGATCGAGGATTTACATTAGGAGTAACAAAATTA contains the following coding sequences:
- a CDS encoding capsule assembly Wzi family protein — its product is MNNICGFILSIIFYSTVLNTYYLKAQTLSLHVTPHQEFCRWQSLKDTSNNSFMNYPLDIYTCNDASLLFYDTKIKNIHIKILPTLLAYQYNSFKPSSYNDGAFIAAKGSQYFLTTGMFFQYKWLSAQLMPELIYAPNENFFEMPADHPAQQLQYWIDYPERYGHTSYRRLLLGETFLKISLKSFRFGISNQNMWWGPAKKNALVMSNNAQGFLHFFVKTENPILTKMGTFETQFIIGLLENSTVPPSTNTHNTFKRNPIRYYRLFEEKVNMFSFTPSLVSTEKIRDDRYISGINFVWNPKWIKGLFLGISSTQVLYTKNLNTFFDYVPFFNTIRKEENYKEDLYQTHSININTVSFRWVFTEVMGEIYAEYGNYGKWRSLENIFKNPSLDRGFTLGVTKLFSLKKNHFLQLLFEMTELQQNSIEGVYSRNSWYTSNTVRHGYTNNGKLLGAGIGPGSNTKYIQLSWLKNINSFSVHFELLNYNNDIRYFIYRYPSTQFDTWKYWTELHYGCSANVYLKYTNTFFHFTFKYTYIYDYRWLSFLEPQIEHWQLQWTEQKNLIFPQDAYNYFFQIKIIQPFYK